A single genomic interval of Croceibacter atlanticus HTCC2559 harbors:
- a CDS encoding alpha/beta fold hydrolase — translation MIINFRGTQIHYNVEGKGDALVLLHGFLESSTMWNSLMPVLSKRFKIIAVDLPGHGKSGVFGDIHSMQLMADCILEILRTEDVKNAHFVGHSMGGYVALAYLKNNLEQVTSITLLNSTPSEDSISRKKNRERAVQLIKKYPQAFISMGVTNLFANEKASIYEETIKAMKAEANTYPIDGIIANIKGMKTREDTRELLRNYKGQKNIITGKEDPIVLFNEIKNIAKVTDSKLYSLSGGHMSHIEAKNEVLDIILRLEAHSSHVQ, via the coding sequence ATGATTATAAATTTTAGAGGAACGCAAATACATTATAATGTAGAAGGAAAAGGAGATGCTCTTGTTTTGCTTCATGGCTTTTTAGAAAGTAGTACAATGTGGAACTCATTAATGCCTGTACTTTCTAAGAGGTTTAAGATTATAGCTGTTGATTTGCCAGGTCATGGAAAAAGTGGGGTTTTTGGAGACATACATTCAATGCAATTAATGGCAGATTGTATTTTAGAAATTCTTAGAACTGAAGATGTAAAAAATGCTCATTTTGTAGGGCACTCTATGGGCGGATATGTTGCATTGGCATATTTAAAAAATAACTTAGAGCAGGTAACTTCAATAACATTATTAAACTCAACTCCTTCAGAAGATTCTATATCTAGAAAGAAAAACAGAGAGCGAGCTGTACAACTCATAAAAAAATATCCTCAAGCATTTATTAGTATGGGTGTTACTAATTTGTTTGCCAATGAAAAAGCATCAATATATGAGGAAACAATCAAAGCCATGAAAGCTGAGGCAAATACATATCCTATTGATGGTATTATAGCAAATATAAAAGGAATGAAGACACGAGAAGATACACGAGAGTTGCTACGTAACTATAAAGGCCAAAAAAATATTATTACAGGAAAAGAAGATCCTATTGTTTTATTTAATGAAATTAAAAACATAGCAAAAGTAACAGATAGTAAACTATATTCACTTTCTGGAGGACATATGAGTCATATTGAAGCTAAAAATGAAGTCTTAGATATTATTCTTCGTCTTGAAGCGCATTCCAGCCACGTGCAGTAA
- the thiL gene encoding thiamine-phosphate kinase, protein MFDNKDISKTSLSSLGEFGLIDHLMDNVELKNTSSKKGVGDDAAVLDFNGEQTLVSTDFLIEGVHFDLSYMPLKHLGYKAVMVNLSDIYAMNAKATQVTVSIAVSNRFPLEALEELYSGIHLACKIYDVDLVGGDTTSSTSGLIISVTAVGHAKEEEVTYRSGAKPNDLLVVSGDLGAAYMGFQILEREKEVFKVNPNNQPDLSPYTYLLERQMKPEARKDIKELLNVLEVKPTSMIDISDGLSSETLHLCKHSNVGVNLFEDKIPLDPSMITVCEEFNLDSTTIALSGGEDYELLFTVDQKDFEKIKGNPNFSIIGHMKPESEGKHLITRGNQQIELTARGWNALQDEE, encoded by the coding sequence ATGTTTGACAATAAAGATATTAGCAAAACCAGCCTGTCCTCACTAGGAGAATTTGGACTTATAGATCACTTAATGGACAATGTTGAATTAAAAAACACGTCTTCTAAAAAAGGTGTTGGAGATGATGCTGCAGTTTTAGATTTTAACGGTGAACAAACACTAGTGTCTACAGATTTCTTAATTGAAGGTGTACATTTTGACTTGTCTTATATGCCTTTAAAGCATTTAGGCTATAAAGCAGTAATGGTAAACTTATCGGATATTTATGCTATGAATGCTAAGGCTACTCAGGTTACAGTATCAATAGCAGTTTCAAACAGATTTCCTTTAGAAGCATTAGAAGAGCTTTATTCTGGTATTCACTTAGCTTGTAAAATTTATGATGTAGATTTAGTAGGTGGAGACACTACGTCTTCAACATCTGGATTAATAATTTCTGTTACTGCTGTAGGTCACGCCAAAGAAGAAGAGGTAACTTACAGAAGTGGTGCCAAGCCAAATGATTTATTGGTAGTAAGTGGCGACTTAGGCGCAGCTTATATGGGCTTTCAAATTTTAGAAAGAGAAAAGGAAGTTTTCAAGGTAAATCCTAATAACCAACCAGACCTATCTCCTTATACCTATTTGTTAGAGCGACAAATGAAACCTGAAGCCCGCAAGGACATCAAGGAACTTTTAAATGTGTTAGAAGTTAAGCCAACATCTATGATAGATATAAGCGATGGTTTGTCTTCTGAAACTTTACACTTATGCAAACACTCTAACGTTGGTGTTAACTTATTTGAGGATAAGATACCATTAGACCCTAGCATGATAACTGTTTGTGAGGAGTTTAATTTAGATAGCACAACAATAGCATTAAGTGGTGGCGAAGATTACGAACTCTTATTTACAGTAGACCAAAAAGATTTTGAAAAAATTAAAGGCAACCCTAATTTTTCAATCATAGGCCATATGAAACCAGAATCTGAAGGAAAGCATCTTATTACTAGAGGCAATCAGCAAATAGAACTTACTGCACGTGGCTGGAATGCGCTTCAAGACGAAGAATAA
- a CDS encoding choice-of-anchor B family protein, whose protein sequence is MKHLLLSLFFISCLSFSQTPCENGFAGIYPCSGYDLVSEISLSTLSATASLANDSWGWTDPDTGNEYAIVGLSNGTAFIDISDPVNPEHLGTLPTQTFNSSWRDVKVYNNHAFIVSEAANHGMQVFDLTKLRNVNISTFLFADAVYSEFGNAHNIVINEDSGYAYAVGTNTFNGGPHFINIQDPQNPVAAGGFAMDDYSHDAQVVTYNGPDTEHVGKEILIGSNASIVSIVDISDKSNPVSISTTSYGQVGYTHQGWFTEDQRYFILGDELDETEVGFNTRTIVYDLNDLDNPVIHFEYFGPTSAIDHNGYVNGDNFYLANYRAGVRVLDVSNIAAGEMTEIGFFDTYLANDSANFNGAWNVYPYFESGNILISDIERGFVLIKKSEEVLNVSEVDNEETFNIYPNPTTNYLKISSNNALSSIEVYNVLGEMVLQETTSLKEYTLNVEHLSQGVYVLNINGKATKFIKS, encoded by the coding sequence ATGAAGCACCTATTACTTTCTTTATTTTTTATTTCATGCCTCTCATTTTCACAAACACCTTGCGAAAATGGCTTTGCAGGAATATACCCTTGCAGCGGTTACGATTTAGTCTCTGAAATTAGCTTATCAACGCTTTCTGCAACTGCTAGTTTAGCAAATGATTCTTGGGGATGGACAGATCCAGATACTGGTAATGAATATGCAATTGTAGGCTTGAGTAACGGTACTGCTTTTATAGATATTTCAGATCCAGTAAATCCAGAACACTTGGGCACGCTACCTACACAAACATTTAATAGTTCATGGAGAGATGTGAAAGTTTACAATAACCACGCATTTATTGTGAGCGAAGCTGCTAATCATGGAATGCAGGTATTCGACTTAACCAAATTAAGAAATGTAAACATATCTACTTTTTTATTTGCAGACGCTGTGTATAGTGAGTTTGGGAATGCGCACAACATTGTTATAAATGAAGACTCTGGTTATGCTTATGCTGTAGGGACCAATACATTTAATGGCGGTCCTCACTTTATTAATATACAAGATCCTCAAAACCCTGTAGCAGCTGGTGGTTTCGCTATGGATGACTATAGTCACGATGCTCAAGTAGTAACATATAATGGGCCAGATACAGAGCACGTAGGGAAAGAGATACTTATTGGTAGTAATGCCAGTATTGTTTCCATAGTAGATATTTCAGATAAATCTAATCCGGTTTCTATCTCTACAACATCCTATGGTCAAGTAGGTTACACGCACCAAGGTTGGTTTACAGAAGATCAACGCTATTTTATACTTGGTGATGAGCTTGATGAAACAGAAGTTGGATTCAATACAAGAACAATAGTGTATGATTTAAACGATTTAGATAATCCAGTTATTCACTTTGAATACTTTGGACCAACGTCTGCCATAGACCATAATGGTTATGTAAATGGGGATAATTTTTACCTTGCTAACTACAGAGCTGGTGTAAGAGTTTTAGATGTCTCGAATATTGCAGCTGGCGAAATGACAGAGATTGGTTTTTTTGATACTTATTTGGCTAATGACAGTGCTAACTTTAATGGTGCTTGGAATGTTTATCCTTATTTTGAGAGCGGCAATATCTTAATAAGTGATATAGAACGTGGCTTTGTTTTAATAAAAAAGAGTGAGGAAGTATTAAATGTTTCTGAAGTTGATAATGAGGAGACATTTAATATTTATCCTAACCCAACTACCAATTACTTAAAAATATCATCTAACAATGCATTAAGCTCAATTGAAGTTTATAACGTTTTAGGAGAAATGGTGTTACAAGAAACAACAAGTTTAAAAGAATATACACTAAATGTAGAGCACCTGAGCCAAGGTGTGTATGTTCTTAATATAAATGGAAAAGCAACTAAATTTATAAAGAGCTAA
- a CDS encoding choice-of-anchor B family protein, protein MKKSLLFIALLTICNLNAQLFECIGDETAGIGTAGPYLCNGYDLMAQITLTEFDAALDLGPATPPSTGSDSWGWTDPASGREFAIMSFTEGFAFVEITDPENPVITASVPITSTDVQRLWRDVKVYNNHAFMVGEDADQGMKVFNLNRLLTVTNPPEIFEPDTFFQGFGSAHNIAINEDSGYAYPIGAREFGGSGQVNGGGPIFINIQDPVNPVIEGGYDSTDDMVNSYTHDAQVVIYDGPDTDYTGQEIYMGANESTMIIADITDKSNPQYISDISYASATYTHQGWFSKDKRYFLMGDELDEIMNGLPTRIAVYNVEDLDNPFVHFIWEGPTTATDHNMYIIDDTLYLANYAAGMRVLDISDIDNMNFVEIGFFDTLPGNDVAGTASAWNVYPYFPSGNLIISDVAEGLFIVKKTENLSVEDINKTNVTMFPNPAKNTTNITVDGNVIQSIKVSDVLGKEIFMVSSLNSDTFTLNTSNFQTGVYLITINDNVTKKLIIE, encoded by the coding sequence ATGAAAAAATCTCTACTTTTTATTGCCTTATTAACTATTTGTAACCTGAATGCTCAACTATTTGAATGTATTGGTGATGAAACTGCTGGTATAGGAACAGCAGGACCTTATTTATGTAATGGTTATGATCTTATGGCACAAATTACCTTAACAGAATTTGATGCTGCTTTAGACTTAGGTCCAGCAACACCACCATCAACAGGTAGTGATTCTTGGGGATGGACAGATCCAGCTTCTGGAAGAGAATTTGCAATAATGTCATTTACTGAAGGCTTTGCCTTTGTTGAGATTACAGATCCAGAGAATCCAGTAATAACAGCTTCTGTTCCAATTACATCTACAGACGTACAAAGACTTTGGAGAGATGTAAAAGTATACAACAATCATGCATTCATGGTTGGAGAAGATGCAGATCAAGGTATGAAGGTGTTTAACCTTAATAGATTACTTACGGTTACTAATCCACCAGAAATTTTTGAACCAGATACATTTTTTCAAGGGTTTGGTAGTGCTCACAACATAGCGATAAATGAAGATTCTGGATATGCTTACCCTATAGGCGCAAGAGAATTTGGAGGTAGTGGCCAAGTCAATGGTGGCGGCCCAATCTTTATAAACATTCAAGACCCAGTAAATCCAGTTATTGAAGGCGGTTACGATTCAACAGACGATATGGTAAACTCCTATACTCACGATGCACAGGTTGTAATATATGATGGTCCAGATACAGATTATACAGGACAAGAAATTTATATGGGAGCTAATGAGTCTACAATGATAATTGCAGATATTACAGACAAGTCCAATCCGCAATATATTAGTGATATTTCATATGCGTCTGCAACTTACACACATCAAGGTTGGTTTAGTAAAGACAAGCGTTATTTTTTAATGGGTGATGAGTTAGATGAAATTATGAATGGTTTGCCAACTCGAATAGCAGTTTATAATGTAGAAGATTTAGACAATCCTTTTGTGCATTTTATTTGGGAAGGTCCAACTACCGCTACAGATCATAATATGTATATTATAGATGATACCCTATACTTAGCAAATTATGCAGCAGGTATGCGTGTTCTGGATATAAGTGATATTGACAATATGAATTTTGTTGAAATCGGCTTTTTTGATACGTTGCCAGGTAATGATGTAGCTGGAACAGCTTCAGCTTGGAATGTATATCCTTATTTCCCAAGCGGGAATTTAATTATTAGTGATGTAGCTGAAGGATTATTCATAGTTAAAAAAACAGAAAATCTTTCCGTAGAAGATATAAATAAAACAAATGTTACCATGTTCCCCAACCCTGCAAAAAACACTACAAATATAACTGTAGATGGTAATGTAATACAATCTATTAAAGTTTCAGACGTTCTTGGTAAAGAGATTTTTATGGTCTCTTCATTAAATAGTGATACTTTTACGCTTAATACAAGTAATTTTCAAACTGGCGTATATCTTATAACTATTAATGATAACGTCACAAAGAAACTAATAATAGAATAA
- a CDS encoding choice-of-anchor B family protein has protein sequence MKIKHITCLIVLFTFLITPFSCSDDDGVPVTETPTEEDPGDDGGDDGGDNGGNENAVTPCEDGTAAGYPCNGIDLLANVSLLEMNANDGNDSWGWTDPDSGNEYALMGLNNGTAFLDITDPLNPVYLGKLPTHTTSSIWRDVKTYNNHAFIVSEANGHGMQVFDLTRLRNVQNPPVQFTEDAHYDGFGDAHNIVINEDTGYAYAVGTQLFNGGPHFINIQNPLNPIGEGGFAMDDYSHDAQVVTYTGPDTEHLGKEILIGSNETIISIVDITDKSNPIGLSTISYEQRAYTHQGWFTEDQSHFILGDELDEAQIGFNTRTIIFDFSDLDNPQFKFEYYGPEAAIDHNGYVKGNEFYLANYTAGLRIIDVSSVASSQMQETAYFDTYPSSNSANFNGVWNVYPYFSSGTILVSDIDRGLFLLKKQ, from the coding sequence ATGAAAATAAAACACATTACCTGCTTAATTGTACTTTTTACATTTTTAATAACCCCATTTTCTTGTAGTGATGATGATGGAGTGCCTGTTACAGAAACTCCTACAGAAGAAGATCCTGGAGATGATGGCGGTGATGATGGTGGAGACAATGGCGGTAATGAAAATGCTGTTACTCCTTGCGAAGATGGCACTGCAGCAGGATATCCTTGTAATGGGATAGACCTTTTAGCAAATGTATCTTTACTTGAGATGAATGCAAATGATGGTAATGATTCTTGGGGATGGACAGATCCAGACTCAGGAAACGAGTATGCATTAATGGGATTAAATAATGGTACTGCTTTCTTAGATATTACAGACCCTTTAAACCCTGTGTATTTAGGGAAACTACCAACCCATACTACATCAAGTATATGGAGAGATGTAAAGACCTATAACAATCATGCATTTATTGTTAGTGAAGCTAATGGTCATGGAATGCAAGTGTTTGATTTAACAAGATTAAGAAATGTACAAAATCCTCCAGTACAGTTTACAGAAGATGCACATTATGATGGTTTTGGCGATGCTCATAATATTGTAATTAACGAGGATACTGGTTATGCTTACGCAGTAGGAACACAATTGTTTAATGGAGGTCCACACTTTATTAATATTCAAAACCCACTTAACCCAATTGGTGAAGGCGGCTTTGCTATGGATGATTATAGTCACGATGCTCAAGTTGTAACTTATACAGGTCCAGATACAGAACACTTAGGTAAAGAAATTTTAATAGGAAGTAATGAAACTATAATTTCAATAGTAGATATTACAGATAAATCTAACCCAATAGGATTGTCTACTATTTCTTATGAGCAAAGAGCATACACGCACCAAGGTTGGTTTACAGAAGATCAAAGTCATTTCATTTTAGGAGATGAGCTAGATGAGGCGCAAATAGGCTTTAATACAAGAACAATAATTTTCGACTTTAGTGATTTAGATAACCCACAATTTAAATTTGAATATTACGGTCCAGAAGCTGCAATAGATCATAATGGTTATGTAAAAGGAAATGAGTTTTACCTAGCTAATTATACAGCAGGTTTAAGAATTATAGATGTATCTTCAGTAGCATCTTCACAAATGCAAGAAACAGCTTATTTTGATACATATCCATCTTCAAATTCTGCAAACTTTAATGGCGTTTGGAATGTGTACCCTTATTTTTCAAGTGGTACAATACTTGTAAGTGATATAGATAGAGGTTTATTCCTCTTAAAGAAACAATAA
- a CDS encoding MbnP family protein, with translation MKKLSILAIIALLFASCNTDEDANRNSELGNPTFGNVTFTFANEVDGEPLQLGSTTYVNSNNETYSVSDLKYIISNIVLINDNGLDYVVPEEDSYFIIDQQLSSSLTITLQDVPSRDYSGISFGFGVDQFKYPLNGVMNFVPRADEAGMLWSWSAGYRFLKFEGDYTTEENAEPTPFIVHVGSHGSTLDNYQEIIMPLSNFTVRDSETSAFGIKADISNIFDGNNNYYFETNNEVTIDPVNAPIISDNMKTVFTIN, from the coding sequence ATGAAAAAATTAAGTATTCTTGCAATAATTGCTCTGCTTTTTGCCTCTTGTAATACAGATGAAGATGCAAATAGAAACTCAGAATTAGGGAATCCTACTTTTGGAAACGTAACTTTTACATTTGCAAATGAAGTAGATGGTGAGCCTCTACAATTAGGGTCTACAACCTATGTAAATTCTAACAATGAAACGTATTCTGTCTCAGATTTAAAATACATAATTAGCAATATTGTTTTAATAAATGATAATGGCTTAGACTATGTGGTACCTGAAGAAGACAGTTATTTTATTATAGATCAGCAACTGTCTAGCTCTTTAACCATAACCTTGCAAGATGTACCGTCTAGAGACTATTCTGGCATTTCATTTGGGTTTGGTGTAGATCAATTTAAATACCCATTAAATGGTGTAATGAATTTTGTGCCAAGAGCAGATGAGGCAGGAATGCTTTGGAGCTGGTCTGCAGGATACCGTTTCTTAAAGTTTGAAGGCGATTATACTACTGAAGAAAATGCAGAGCCTACACCGTTTATTGTACACGTAGGAAGTCACGGTAGCACGTTAGACAACTATCAGGAAATTATAATGCCGCTTTCTAACTTTACTGTAAGAGATTCTGAAACGTCTGCATTTGGAATAAAAGCAGACATCAGTAATATTTTTGATGGTAATAACAATTACTATTTCGAAACTAATAATGAAGTAACTATTGATCCCGTAAATGCTCCAATCATATCAGATAATATGAAAACAGTATTTACAATAAACTAA
- a CDS encoding cytochrome-c peroxidase, whose translation MKNFWFISIFALCLACSSDSSGEETITETPQDDEYIPVPDSNLNFQVPSNFPDATYDISNNQPTQNGFELGKKLFYDGKLASDNVVSCGFCHIQDFAFTHHTHIVSHGVDGALGTRNAQPLFNLAFLDEFTWDGAAQHLDTQPIIPITTDVEMNSSFNEIISKLSEDQTYQNMFKDAFDNGEISSENILKALSQFMVMMVSSNSKYDQVVRNEGSVFTEAEEAGLAIFEQKCASCHAGPLFTDQSFRNNGLPIDAQYNDIGRKRVTGLDEDLRKFRVPTLRNIEVTFPYMHDGRFQTLTDVLDHYSDGVQEDVTLDPVFVQENGSRGIPLSNLEKDQLVAFLKTLTDNSFIFDDRFSEF comes from the coding sequence TTGAAGAATTTCTGGTTCATAAGCATTTTTGCACTCTGTTTAGCGTGCAGTTCAGATTCAAGTGGTGAAGAAACAATTACTGAAACACCACAGGATGACGAATATATTCCTGTACCAGATTCTAATTTAAATTTTCAGGTACCATCTAATTTTCCAGATGCTACTTATGATATAAGTAACAATCAACCTACTCAAAATGGTTTTGAGTTAGGGAAAAAGTTATTTTATGACGGAAAATTAGCCTCAGATAATGTTGTGTCTTGTGGGTTTTGCCATATTCAAGATTTTGCATTTACACACCACACACATATTGTAAGTCATGGTGTAGATGGAGCTTTAGGCACAAGAAACGCACAACCTTTATTCAATTTAGCGTTCTTAGATGAGTTTACTTGGGATGGTGCAGCACAACATTTAGACACACAACCTATTATACCAATCACTACAGATGTAGAGATGAACTCAAGCTTTAATGAGATAATCTCAAAATTAAGTGAAGACCAAACCTATCAAAACATGTTTAAAGATGCGTTTGATAATGGTGAAATTAGCTCGGAAAACATTTTAAAGGCATTATCTCAGTTTATGGTTATGATGGTATCTTCAAATTCAAAATACGATCAAGTTGTAAGAAATGAAGGTTCAGTCTTTACAGAAGCAGAAGAAGCAGGCTTGGCTATATTCGAACAAAAATGTGCCTCTTGCCATGCAGGTCCGCTATTTACAGACCAATCTTTTAGAAATAATGGATTGCCTATTGATGCGCAATATAATGACATAGGAAGAAAACGTGTAACAGGACTAGATGAAGACCTGCGTAAGTTTAGAGTTCCTACATTAAGAAATATAGAGGTTACCTTTCCGTATATGCACGACGGCAGGTTTCAAACCCTTACAGATGTGCTAGACCATTATTCAGATGGTGTTCAGGAAGATGTTACATTAGACCCAGTTTTTGTTCAGGAAAATGGTTCTAGAGGAATTCCACTTTCAAATTTAGAAAAAGATCAATTGGTGGCTTTTTTAAAAACACTTACAGATAACAGTTTTATCTTTGATGATCGCTTTTCAGAATTTTAA
- a CDS encoding HesB/IscA family protein, giving the protein MIKVSEGAKNRISSLMAESGYDALKDYVRVGVKSGGCSGLSYDLDFDNKTEETDKVFEDNSIKIVVDKRSFLYLVGTTLEYSGGLNGKGFVFNNPNAQRTCGCGESFSL; this is encoded by the coding sequence ATGATTAAAGTAAGCGAAGGCGCAAAAAATAGAATCTCATCTCTCATGGCAGAGAGTGGTTATGATGCATTAAAAGATTACGTTCGAGTAGGCGTAAAAAGTGGCGGTTGCAGCGGGTTGTCTTATGACTTAGATTTTGATAATAAGACAGAAGAAACCGATAAGGTTTTTGAAGACAACTCAATTAAAATTGTAGTAGATAAACGAAGCTTTTTATACCTAGTAGGAACAACCTTAGAATATAGCGGTGGTCTTAATGGTAAAGGTTTTGTTTTTAATAATCCAAATGCACAAAGAACTTGCGGCTGTGGAGAAAGCTTCTCGTTATAA
- the sufB gene encoding Fe-S cluster assembly protein SufB has product MAYTEDDLQKELETKEYKYGFYTDIESDTFPVGLNEDIVRAISLKKEEPEWMTEWRLEAFREWEKMEEPDWANVNYPKPDFQNISYYSAPNKKPKYESLDEVDPELLDTFKKLGISIDEQKKLAGVAVDIVMDSVSVATTFKKTLAEKGIIFCSISEAIKEHPELVRKHIGSVVPQKDNFYAALNSAVFSDGSFCYIPKGVRCPMELSTYFRINQAGTGQFERTLVVADEGSYVSYLEGCTAPSRDENQLHAAVVELIALDDAEIKYSTVQNWYPGNAEGKGGVFNFVTKRGICEKNAKISWTQVETGSAVTWKYPSCILKGDNSVGEFYSIAVTNNYQQADTGTKMIHLGKNTKSTIISKGISAGHSQNSYRGLVQINSRATNARNFSQCDSLLMGNKCGAHTFPYIETKNKTAQVEHEATTSKIGEDQIFYCNQRGIDTEKAIALIVNGFSKDVLNKLPMEFAVEAQKLLEISLEGSVG; this is encoded by the coding sequence ATGGCATATACAGAAGACGATTTACAGAAAGAGCTCGAAACTAAAGAGTATAAGTACGGATTTTATACAGATATAGAATCAGACACTTTTCCTGTTGGTCTAAATGAAGATATTGTAAGAGCAATTTCCTTAAAGAAGGAAGAGCCAGAATGGATGACAGAGTGGCGTCTTGAGGCATTTAGAGAATGGGAAAAAATGGAAGAGCCAGATTGGGCAAATGTAAATTACCCAAAACCAGACTTCCAAAACATTTCTTATTACTCTGCTCCTAATAAAAAACCAAAGTACGAAAGCTTAGATGAGGTAGATCCAGAATTATTGGACACGTTTAAAAAGCTTGGTATATCTATAGATGAGCAAAAGAAGCTTGCTGGAGTAGCGGTAGATATTGTTATGGATTCAGTTTCTGTAGCAACAACATTTAAGAAGACATTGGCAGAAAAAGGAATTATATTCTGCTCAATTTCTGAGGCTATAAAAGAACACCCAGAACTTGTAAGAAAGCATATTGGTAGTGTGGTGCCTCAAAAAGATAACTTTTATGCAGCATTAAACTCTGCTGTATTTAGTGATGGTTCTTTTTGCTACATTCCAAAAGGAGTACGTTGCCCTATGGAGTTAAGTACTTATTTTAGAATTAACCAAGCGGGAACAGGACAGTTTGAGAGAACTTTAGTTGTTGCAGATGAAGGTAGTTATGTAAGTTACTTAGAAGGTTGTACTGCGCCATCTAGAGATGAGAACCAATTACACGCAGCTGTTGTAGAGCTTATTGCTCTAGATGATGCTGAGATTAAATACTCTACAGTACAAAACTGGTATCCTGGTAACGCAGAAGGAAAAGGTGGTGTTTTTAACTTTGTGACTAAAAGAGGAATTTGTGAGAAAAACGCAAAAATTTCTTGGACTCAAGTAGAAACCGGAAGTGCTGTAACTTGGAAATACCCTAGCTGTATTTTAAAAGGAGATAATTCTGTTGGAGAGTTTTACTCTATTGCAGTAACAAATAATTACCAGCAAGCAGATACTGGAACTAAGATGATACACTTGGGTAAAAACACCAAGAGCACCATTATATCTAAAGGTATTTCTGCAGGACATTCTCAAAACAGTTATAGAGGTTTAGTTCAAATAAACTCTAGAGCTACAAATGCGAGAAACTTTTCGCAGTGTGATAGTTTGTTAATGGGTAATAAGTGTGGTGCTCACACATTTCCATATATAGAAACAAAGAATAAAACAGCACAGGTAGAGCACGAGGCTACAACAAGTAAAATTGGAGAAGACCAAATATTCTATTGTAACCAACGTGGTATAGATACAGAAAAAGCAATTGCATTAATTGTAAATGGCTTTAGTAAAGATGTATTAAACAAGCTGCCTATGGAGTTTGCTGTTGAAGCTCAGAAATTATTAGAGATTTCGTTAGAAGGCTCAGTAGGATAA
- a CDS encoding N-acyl homoserine lactonase family protein: MKQLFIIATLLCFVACKDAETKEVKPSEAETEQESVKVELYKFDGGQVTANKLSLFSEGDKYKGESKTLADGFYLIKHPKGILLWDTGLPENLVGNEPYTTPDGGFTITRKDSIVNQLATVNVTPEDVNYIAFSHIHFDHTGAANHFKNSEWLVQDSEYKFANGDSIKGNSFYAPASFSELKKVVQLSGDHDVFGDGTVIIKNMPGHTIGHQVLMVSLPETGNVLLSGDMYHFEQNREESVVPQFNYSIPQSKKSIAEFEEFAKQNNAKVIIQHDAKDFSEMPAVLN, from the coding sequence ATGAAACAATTATTTATCATAGCAACCTTACTTTGCTTTGTAGCTTGTAAAGATGCAGAAACAAAAGAAGTTAAGCCTTCTGAAGCTGAAACAGAACAAGAGTCTGTAAAAGTAGAGCTGTATAAGTTTGATGGTGGTCAAGTAACTGCTAACAAGCTAAGTTTGTTTTCTGAAGGTGATAAATATAAAGGAGAGTCTAAAACATTGGCAGATGGTTTCTACCTAATTAAGCACCCTAAGGGAATATTATTATGGGATACAGGATTGCCAGAAAATTTAGTGGGAAATGAGCCATATACAACTCCAGATGGCGGTTTTACAATAACTAGAAAAGATTCAATAGTAAACCAATTAGCTACAGTAAATGTTACTCCAGAAGACGTAAATTATATTGCATTTTCACATATTCATTTTGATCATACAGGAGCTGCAAACCATTTTAAAAATTCAGAATGGTTGGTTCAAGATTCTGAGTATAAATTTGCAAATGGAGATTCAATAAAAGGAAATTCATTTTACGCACCAGCAAGTTTTTCAGAATTAAAAAAAGTAGTTCAATTATCTGGAGATCATGACGTGTTTGGAGACGGCACAGTAATTATTAAAAATATGCCAGGTCATACAATAGGTCATCAGGTGTTAATGGTAAGTTTACCAGAAACTGGTAATGTATTGTTATCTGGAGATATGTATCACTTTGAACAAAATAGAGAAGAATCTGTAGTGCCACAGTTTAACTACAGTATTCCACAGTCAAAGAAATCTATAGCAGAGTTTGAAGAATTTGCTAAACAAAACAATGCTAAAGTAATTATACAGCACGACGCTAAAGACTTTAGTGAAATGCCAGCAGTATTAAACTAA